One Oenanthe melanoleuca isolate GR-GAL-2019-014 chromosome 3, OMel1.0, whole genome shotgun sequence DNA segment encodes these proteins:
- the MAP10 gene encoding microtubule-associated protein 10: protein MERLFALELLVEALRVAEPGPAGLPGPAEHPAVALRLLDFPTLVLRPAAAAPPLRPGQLFPFGRGKRCLFRWRPDSLFAALRRRPLRALLLALPAGLAPGPLRLLGSCAVSLAPAAELLQRPGAPSSCGQRGRFAVRDSAGRPVGELLLGYRLSSLEAKEASPASPRAATPPATTPEPPDEEQQKEGEEEEKEEEEEEESEQLEGNVFCPPLLYFSRGPAEPPRPPAAVGQWKRVEPRRAQEKDRGRSPPRPSAGPSLLHPASPPQPHGSLVQLPLLSALLAELSVLTRGAVPAAAVHPHLAWLYPAPGSGDTASRPPSRSAALRPAETPVGPGRSSEVTSPQLKQGCQKATSPASSGAGRRPERAVPREQPACERNSKAKENRPPRKKLLYGLTNTLRLRLQQTNPDKLIIHERREQYRKKQMGMLKERSPLTKRKLVRNTEEQHVVSCRHCSTGGSSKRNNQLDKIVQTSLENSALSESISVTGDVSPGLQKQSIASLSRNNSIVSKECPYKITSAPLPEETVLKPAHEEKYAEAQLPAALPPDANTKGSYNDATHLIHHKTVEQDDVSVASHHKLSPSRSVENNSEFIYSDDFVASPENTVYSEDFTSAECTGRDSKVLDSSPEPLWLERPKQDRSDTDPESSRSRISKTSQRALSTSDLVPVPSASSPVQSLRRNCDFKTSMGTSAESADSLDLADMEASLDEEQKARQMNEEADRGVGRTKEISTLRSKQVKSSTDLSIGKEQTSTGQKQSVTQVSSYSPSDMSDLELNVLENSMSDSDDFLEKLHGPNQYKDISELVINKLPGYTM from the coding sequence ATGGAGCGGCTGTTCgcgctggagctgctggtggaggcGCTGCGGGTGGCGGAGCCGGGGCCCGCGGGGCTCCCGGGACCCGCCGAACACCCGGCCGTGGCGCTGCGCCTCTTGGACTTCCCCACCCTCGTGCtgcgccccgccgccgccgcgccgcccctGCGGCCGGGCCAGCTCTTCCCCTTCGGCCGCGGCAAGCGCTGCCTGTTCCGCTGGCGCCCGGACTCGCTTTTCgccgcgctccgccgccgcccgctccgcgccctgctgctggcgctgcccgCCGGGCTCGCCCCGGGACCCCTCCGCCTCCTCGGCAGCTGCGCCGTGTCCCTGGCCCCCGCCGCCGAGCTGCTGCAGCGGCCCGGGGCGCCCTCCTCCtgcgggcagcggggccgctTCGCGGTGCGGGACAGCGCGGGCCGGCCCGTcggggagctgctcctgggctaCCGCCTCAGCAGCCTGGAGGCCAAGGAGGcgagccctgccagcccccgCGCTGCCACACCGCCCGCCACCACCCCTGAACCGCCAGAcgaggagcagcagaaagaaggggaggaggaggagaaagaagaagaggaagaggaggagagtgAGCAGCTGGAAGGCAACGTCTTTTGCCCCCCGCTGCTGTATTTCAGCCGTGGGCCGGCTGAGCCTCCGCGCCCGccagctgcagtggggcagtggAAACGTGTGGAGCCCCGGAGAGCGCAGGAGAAGGACAGGGGCCGCAGCCCACCACGCCCCAGCGCTGGGCCCTCGCTGCTGCACCCCGCCAGCCCTCCACAGCCCCACGGCAGCCTGGTGCAGCTGCCGCTGCTCAGCGCCTTGCTGGCGGAGCTGTCGGTGCTCACCCGCGGAGCTGTACCTGCTGCCGCTGTCCACCCCCATCTTGCCTGGCTCTACCCGGCCCCGGGGAGTGGGGACACGGCCTCACGGCCCCCCAGTCGCTCCGCTGCCCTCAGGCCTGCAGAGACACCTGTGGggcctggcaggagcagtgaAGTCACGAGCCCTCAGCTCAAACAAGGCTGTCAAAAGGCCACGTCCCCAGCGTcttctggggctgggagaagaCCCGAGAGAGCTGTGCCCCGGGAACAGCCAGCCTGTGAAAGGAACTCCAAAGCTAAGGAGAACAGACCTCCCAGAAAGAAATTGTTGTATGGGCTGACAAATACACTGAGGCTACGGCTGCAGCAGACCAACCCGGATAAGCTGATAATTCATGAAAGGAGGGAGCAgtacagaaaaaagcaaatgggGATGCTGAAAGAGAGAAGCCCCTTAACCAAGAGAAAGCTGGTCAGAAATACTGAAGAACAGCATGTGGTGTCTTGCAGGCATTGTAGCACGGGAGGCAGTTCAAAGCGGAACAATCAGTTGGATAAAATTGTTCAGACTTCATTAGAAAACAGTGCTCTCTCAGAGTCTATTTCTGTGACAGGAGATGTGTCCCCTGGCCTGCAGAAACAGTCTATTGCAAGTCTGTCTAGGAACAATTCAATTGTAAGCAAGGAATGTCCTTATAAAATAACTTCAGCCCCCTTACCAGAGGAAACTGTGTTAAAACCTGCTCATGAGGAAAAGTATGCAGAAGCTCAACTGCCAGCAGCATTGCCGCCAGATGCTAATACAAAAGGAAGTTACAATGATGCAACACACTTAATCCATCATAAAACCGTGGAGCAGGATGATGTGTCTGTTGCAAGTCATCATAAACTAAGCCCCAGCAGAAGTGTTGAAAACAACTCTGAATTCATATACTCTGATGACTTTGTTGCTAGTCCAGAGAACACAGTTTATTCAGAAGAtttcaccagtgctgagtgTACAGGCAGAGACTCGAAAGTTCTTGACAGCAGTCCTGAACCTCTGTGGCTTGAAAGACCAAAGCAAGATAGGTCAGATACAGATCCAGAATCCAGCAGGTCCAGAATTTCAAAGACAAGTCAAAGAGCTCTAAGTACTTCAGATCTTGTGCCAGTTCCTTCAGCTTCATCTCCAGTCCAGTCTCTGAGGAGAAACTGTGACTTTAAAACCAGCATGGGAACTAGTGCTGAGTCTGCTGATTCACTTGACCTTGCTGACATGGAGGCATCATTAGATGAAGAGCAGAAAGCCCGACAGATGAATGAGGAGGCCGACAGGGGTGTTGGACGTACTAAAGAAATATCTACACTGAGAAGCAAACAAGTTAAATCCAGTACTGATCTGAGTATAGGAAAGGAGCAGACCTCCACAGGACAAAAGCAGTCAGTAACTCAAGTTAGCTCCTACTCACCCTCTGACATGTCTGATCTTGAACTTAATGTCCTGGAAAACAGTATGTCAGACAGTGATGATTTTCTAGAAAAACTACATGGTCCTAATCAGTACAAAGACATCAGTGAACTTGTAATAAACAAGCTCCCAGGATACACAATGTAA